From the genome of Rathayibacter sp. VKM Ac-2804:
GCCAGTGGGCGTCGCGCCTGTGGTGGCTCCTGCGCGCCGCCGGGCACGACGCGGTCGCGGTGCTCGACGGCGGCCTCTCCGCGTGGCGCCGCGAGGAGCGCCCGATCGAGACGGGCCACGTCGAGCCGCGGGCCGCCGGGGGCGTCACCGTGCGCCCGGAGCGCCCGCTCTGGATCGACAAGGCCGGGGTCGAGCGCGTCGTCCGCGGCGAGGAGCCCGGAGCGCTGGTCTGCGCCGTGCCGCCGAGGGAGTTCACCGGGGAGCAGGGGCGCCGTCCGCGCCTCGGCCACCTCCCCGGCTCGGTCAGCGTCCCGGCCGTGCGCCTGGTCGACCGCGAGGACAACACGCTCCTCCCGCCGGAGCGGCTGCGGGCGCTCTTCGGCGAGAGCCTCGAGGCCGAGCGGATCGTCCTCTACTGCGCGGGCGGGATCGCCGCGACGGCCGACGCGCTCGCGCTGGCCGTGCTCGGCGTGGACACCGCGGTCGTCTACGACGGCTCGCTGAACGAGTGGGCCGCCGACCCCGACGCCCCGCTCGTCGTCACGGCCGCATGAGCAGCTCCTCCGGCAGCTCGGTCGTCGGCAGCGCGCAGACGAACGCCTCGCAGGAGTAGGCCGTCGGCAGGCCGTCGCGCGACGTCCGGCCCTCGAACAGCTCGAAGCCCGCGAGGGCCCACTCGGCCGCCGCGCCGTCGCTCACCACCGCCAGCACACCCAGCCCGGTCTCCCGTGCGCCGCGCTGCAGCTCCGTGCGCGCGCCGTCGTCGGGAACCACGACGACCAGCTGCGTGACCGGTCGCGCGAGGTGCTCCGCCAGGGCGAGCACGCCGCCGAACCCCATCGGCTGCCCGAGCGCGCCCGGCCCGATGCCCGCGACCACGGCCTCCGCCGCGTCCCGGTAGCGCCGCTCCCCCGTCAGCAGATACAGCCCGTGCGCCGCGTCGGCCGCCGCCGAGAGCCCCGAGGGGTAGGCGCCCTCGGACGGATCCGCCGCCAGCAGCAGCCCGCGCGCGGTGAGCGCCGGGTCCCCGCCGCCCGGCAGCGCGAACGGCGGCCAGGACGGGGCCGCATCCAGCGCCCCGTCGATCAGCGTCCGGGCGACGACCGCGTAGCGCGGCGCCCCCTCGGCGAGCGCCAGCTGCAGCAGCCCGCCGGCGAGCATGCCGAGATCCTCCAGCGCCGGGCGCGCGGCGGAGACGGAGTCGCCGAGCGAGGCGCGGACGCTGACGCGCCCGTCGACGAGGTGCCGCTCCAGGAGGAGATCGGCGGCGTCGCGCGCGGCAGCGATCCAGTCCTCCCGGCCCAGGGCCCGCCCGGCTCGCGCGAGCGCTCCGATCGCCAGCCCGTTCCAGCCGGTGACGACCTTCTCGTCGAGCGCGGGCGGGGTCAGATCCGTGCGGTCCTCGGCGAGGTAGTAGCCGCCCTCCGAGCGCTGCCCGTCGACGATGCTCTCCGAGTCCTGCGCGCTCGCGAAGCCCCCGCTCGGCCGCCGCAGCGTCTCGAGCAGGAAGGACGCGACGCCCTCCGCCACCGCGGCGAGCGCCTCCCGGTCGGTGCCCTCGCGCCCGAGCAGCACCGCCGCCACATCGAGCAGCTGGGCGTTGTCGTAGAGCATCCGCTCGTAGTGCGGATCGCTCCAGTCCTGGCGGGTGGCGTAGCGGAAGAAGCCGCCGTCGCGATCCCTCAGCGGCGAGCCCGCCAGCGTCAGCAGCGTCCGCTCGGCCAGCTCCGCGCCGTCGTCCCGCGACGCCAGGAGCCCGAGCACCGGCGCCACCGGGAACTTCGGCGCCCCGCCGAACCCCCCGTGCACCCGGTCCTCCTCCTCGGCGAGCGCCCCGACGGCCGCCGCGAGCGCCGCGTCGTCCGGGAGCGCGTCTCCCGTCGGCACCACCGCCGTCGCCTCCCGCAGCGCCGCGCTCAGCGACCCCGCCGTCGCCTGCACCTCGTCGCGCCGCAGCCGCCACGCCTCCGACACCGCGTCGAGCACGTCCGAGAACGCCGGCACCCCGCCGACGGCCCGCGGCGGGAAGTACGTCCCCGCATAGAAGGTCTCCCCGGCGGGAGTCGTGAACACCGTCAGCGGCCAGCCCAGATTCCGCGTGAACGCGCTCGCCGCCGTCAGATACGCGGTGTCGACGTCCGGATGCTCCTCGCGATCCACCTTGACCGCCACGAACCCGTCGTTCAGCCGCGCCGCCAGCACCGGATCCGAGAACGACTCCCGCGCCATCACATGACACCAGTGGCAGGTCGCGTACCCGATCGACACCAGCACCGGCACGTCCCGGCGCACCGCCTCGGCGAACGCCTCCTCCCCCCACGGGAACCAGTCCACCGGGTTGTCGGCGTGCGAGCGGAGGTACGGACTGACACTGGAGCGAAGTCGTTCGGCCATGCCCTCCACGCTAGACGCCGCCCCGCCCGTGGGGCCGTTCATGCTGATCGAGTAGCCCGCGCAGCGGGCGTATCGAGATCCACCACCGTCAGGAGATGAGTCTGCAGACCCGCCCTGCCGACGACGGCGGGTCTCGATACGCCCCTCCGGGGCTGTTCGACCAACTTGAAGGGACGCCGCGGCCACGCCGCCCGCTGAGGACGACAGGTCCTGAGACGACCGAGTCTCATCCCGAAGGGATGGACGCCCCCTCGCCGCTGTCTCACCCCGAAGGGGTGGACGCGGTGCCTCGTCCGCCCCACCCGTCAGCACGTCAGACGCCGAAGGACGCCTCAGCGCTCGAAGAACCACCCCGTCGGCCGCTGCGGCCCCGGCGACCCGCCGCCGCTCGCCCGCCGGCCGAAGACCAGGTACGCGATGCTCCCCGCGAACGGCAGGATCACGATCAGCGCCACCCAGCCGACCTTCGCGACCTTCGACAGCCGCCCGTTCGCCAGCACGCCCCGGATCGCGAGGATCAGCAGGACGATGTTGAGGATCACGAGGAGGGACTGCGTGCTCACACTCGGCTCTCTGCTCGGTCCGCGCTGCGGGAGCGGCGTCCCGCGGGATTCCGCGGGAGGACCTGGGCATCATGTCACGGCGCCGTAGGATGGAGGGCTCATGTCAGACGTCCTCAGCATCCGGTATCCTCCCGAACTCCCCGTCTCGGCGCGCAGGGACGACATCGCCGCCGCCATCCGCGACCACCAGGTCGTGATCGTCGCCGGCGCCACCGGCTCCGGCAAGACGACCCAGCTGCCGAAGATCTGCCTCGAGCTCGGCCGCGAGAGCATCGCCCACACGCAGCCGCGCCGCATCGCCGCCCGCACGATCGCCGAGCGCATCGCGGAGGAGCTCGACGACGAGGTCGGCGGGCTCGTCGGCTACCAGGTCCGCTTCACCGACAAGGCGAGCGCGTCGACCCGGATCAAGCTGATGACCGACGGCATCCTGCTGAACGAGATGAACCACGACCGGATGCTCGCCCGGTACGACACGATCATCATCGACGAGGCGCACGAGCGCAGCCTCAACATCGACTTCCTGCTCGGCTACCTGCACCGGCTGCTGCCGCGCCGCCCGGACCTGAAGCTGATCATCACCTCCGCGACGATCGATCCGCAGAGCTTCGCCGAGCACTTCCGGGACGCCTCGGGCGCGCCCGCGCCGATCATCGAGGTCTCCGGCCGCACGTATCCCGTCGAGATCCGCTACCGCCCGCTCGTCGCCGAGGAGCCCGAGGAGGAGGACGACACCGACGTCCCCGACGCCACCAGCGGCAGCCGCGACCTGATGACCGGCATCGCCGACGCGCTCGCCGAGCTGGCCCGCGAGGACCAGGGCGACGTCCTCGTCTTCCTCTCCGGCGAGAACGAGATCCGCGACGCCGAGGACGCGATCCGCGGGCGGAACCTCCCCGGCACCGAGGTCCTCCCCCTCTACGGCCGGCTCTCGGCCGCCGATCAGCACCGCGTCTTCGAGCGCGGCCGCACCCCGGGCGTCCGCCGCCGGGTGGTCCTGGCCACCAACGTCGCCGAGACCAGCCTCACCGTGCCCGGCATCCGCTACGTGATCGACGGCGGCACCGCCCGCATCTCCCGCTACAGCGCCCGCTCGAAGGTGCAGCGCCTCCCGATCGAGGCGATCTCGCAGGCCTCGGCGAACCAGCGCTCCGGCCGCTCGGGCCGCACCAGCGCCGGCATCGCGATCCGCCTCTACTCGGAGGAGGACTTCGAGCGCCGCCCCGAGTTCACCGACCCGGAGATCCTGCGCACCGGCCTCGCCGCCGTCATCCTGCAGATGATCTCGCTCGGCCTCGGCGACATCGCCGGCTTCCCGTTCCTCACCCCGCCCGACTCCCGCGGCATCAAGGACGGTCTCGATCTCCTCACCGAGCTCGGCGCCCTCCGATCCCCCGCCTCCCCCGCCGACTCCCCCTCGCGAGATGCCACTCATGAGGGCGACACGCCGAAGAAACCCGTCACAAGTGGCATCTCGCGGGGGGCCGACAAGGCGCCTCAGCTCACGAGGATCGGGCGGGATCTCGCCCGGCTGCCGATCGACCCGCGGTTCGGCCGGATGGTGATCGAGTCGCGCAAGCACGACGTCAGCCGCGAGGTGATGGCGATCGTCGCCGGGCTGACGATCCAGGACGTCCGGGAGCGGCCGCTCGAGCGCCGCGCGCAGGCCGACCAGCAGCACGCCCGCTTCGTCGACCCGACCAGCGACTTCCTCACCCTGCTCAACCTCTGGAACTACGTGGAGGAGAAGCAGGCCGAGCTCTCCTCCAGCGCCTTCCGCCGGCTCTGCAAGGCCGAGTACCTCAACTACCTCCGCGTGCGCGAGTGGCAGGACGTCTTCCGCCAGCTGCGCCAGCTGGCCCGGCCGCTCAAGCTCGAGCTCGGCGAGCCGAAGGTCGACCCAGACGGGATCCATCGGAGCCTCCTCGCCGGTCTGCTCTCGCACCTCGGCATCAAGGACACCACCTCGCAGCAGGCCCAACGCGCGGCGAAGAACCGCGAGCGCCAGAGCGTCCAGTACGTCGGCGCCCGCAACGCGAAGTTCTCGATCTTCCCCGGCAGCGCGCTGGCCAAGAAGCAGCCCGACGCCCTGATGAGCGCCGAGCTGGTCGAGACGAGCAAGCTCTTCGCCCGCTCCAACGCCGCGATCGATCCGGCCTGGGCCGAGGCGATCGCCGGCGACCTGGTGAAGCGGCAGTTCAGCGAGCCGCACTGGGAGAAGGCGCAGGGCGCG
Proteins encoded in this window:
- the hrpA gene encoding ATP-dependent RNA helicase HrpA; this encodes MSDVLSIRYPPELPVSARRDDIAAAIRDHQVVIVAGATGSGKTTQLPKICLELGRESIAHTQPRRIAARTIAERIAEELDDEVGGLVGYQVRFTDKASASTRIKLMTDGILLNEMNHDRMLARYDTIIIDEAHERSLNIDFLLGYLHRLLPRRPDLKLIITSATIDPQSFAEHFRDASGAPAPIIEVSGRTYPVEIRYRPLVAEEPEEEDDTDVPDATSGSRDLMTGIADALAELAREDQGDVLVFLSGENEIRDAEDAIRGRNLPGTEVLPLYGRLSAADQHRVFERGRTPGVRRRVVLATNVAETSLTVPGIRYVIDGGTARISRYSARSKVQRLPIEAISQASANQRSGRSGRTSAGIAIRLYSEEDFERRPEFTDPEILRTGLAAVILQMISLGLGDIAGFPFLTPPDSRGIKDGLDLLTELGALRSPASPADSPSRDATHEGDTPKKPVTSGISRGADKAPQLTRIGRDLARLPIDPRFGRMVIESRKHDVSREVMAIVAGLTIQDVRERPLERRAQADQQHARFVDPTSDFLTLLNLWNYVEEKQAELSSSAFRRLCKAEYLNYLRVREWQDVFRQLRQLARPLKLELGEPKVDPDGIHRSLLAGLLSHLGIKDTTSQQAQRAAKNRERQSVQYVGARNAKFSIFPGSALAKKQPDALMSAELVETSKLFARSNAAIDPAWAEAIAGDLVKRQFSEPHWEKAQGAAVAYEKVTLYGVPIIARRRVQFSRIDAGYARELFIRHALVEGEWDARHAFDRKNRALRAELERLEERTRRRDLLVDDEAVFDFYDRRVPRDITSVRSFDSWWRTAQHDEPDLLTMTQETLLPEDAEQIDETAFPTQWRQADQRFRLSYRFEPGTEEDGVTVHVPLALLPRVTPLGFDWLVPGLRAELVTAMIKALPKHLRRNVVPANDWARKLTAALPQDVPNPPTESFAATLAGAIRREAGVVIDASDFDLERIPAHLRVTFAIADERGRTVAAGKELAPLAERLRGRVRDEVARVVEARVPDALERRGIKTWDMAELPRVTDTRQGGNTIRAYPALIDDGDSVSIRLLATAEDQAREHPRGVRRLLLLATPSPVAYVQQYLTANEKLVLAQSPYQNTTALFGDCLLACVDAVLWRMKPDGMLFLRAEFDAVRDRVSGSVMDSMFETVKTVTTILTTARGVEKALKASTSMALLPALTDAREQLTGLVHPGFVSATGLERLRHLPRYLAGITERFTKIGENVGRDRVWLNEVQAAQELYRSSGGTIPLPPHAPERLVRARWLIEELRISFFAQSLGTVESVSLQRIRKVLAG
- a CDS encoding PLD nuclease N-terminal domain-containing protein, whose product is MSTQSLLVILNIVLLILAIRGVLANGRLSKVAKVGWVALIVILPFAGSIAYLVFGRRASGGGSPGPQRPTGWFFER
- a CDS encoding rhodanese-like domain-containing protein, which gives rise to MSSSPYLARPIVSTQWLADHLGREHLVVVDASVLLVTGFDGRPGYLGGDEQYLLEGHVPGAVFGDLLAQLSDPDAPFPFTRLDPERFAAATAALGIDDDSVVVVYDSAVGQWASRLWWLLRAAGHDAVAVLDGGLSAWRREERPIETGHVEPRAAGGVTVRPERPLWIDKAGVERVVRGEEPGALVCAVPPREFTGEQGRRPRLGHLPGSVSVPAVRLVDREDNTLLPPERLRALFGESLEAERIVLYCAGGIAATADALALAVLGVDTAVVYDGSLNEWAADPDAPLVVTAA
- a CDS encoding DUF255 domain-containing protein — translated: MAERLRSSVSPYLRSHADNPVDWFPWGEEAFAEAVRRDVPVLVSIGYATCHWCHVMARESFSDPVLAARLNDGFVAVKVDREEHPDVDTAYLTAASAFTRNLGWPLTVFTTPAGETFYAGTYFPPRAVGGVPAFSDVLDAVSEAWRLRRDEVQATAGSLSAALREATAVVPTGDALPDDAALAAAVGALAEEEDRVHGGFGGAPKFPVAPVLGLLASRDDGAELAERTLLTLAGSPLRDRDGGFFRYATRQDWSDPHYERMLYDNAQLLDVAAVLLGREGTDREALAAVAEGVASFLLETLRRPSGGFASAQDSESIVDGQRSEGGYYLAEDRTDLTPPALDEKVVTGWNGLAIGALARAGRALGREDWIAAARDAADLLLERHLVDGRVSVRASLGDSVSAARPALEDLGMLAGGLLQLALAEGAPRYAVVARTLIDGALDAAPSWPPFALPGGGDPALTARGLLLAADPSEGAYPSGLSAAADAAHGLYLLTGERRYRDAAEAVVAGIGPGALGQPMGFGGVLALAEHLARPVTQLVVVVPDDGARTELQRGARETGLGVLAVVSDGAAAEWALAGFELFEGRTSRDGLPTAYSCEAFVCALPTTELPEELLMRP